AATCCTGGAACGCGCCGATGCGCCGGCGCATCCCGGCGGAAGGCCAGACGAGGACTGGAATACGTTTCTCGCCAACGTCGTCAGCCGGTGGAGTGAGGAAGGCGGCGAGCGCAAGCAGGATCGCAGCAAGCGTCGGGAGCGGGAGATCCTGCGGGCCGCGCTCCGCGTCTTCGCACGCGATGGGATATCGCGCGCCCGGATCGGGGACATCGCGGCGGAGGCCGGCATGCCCGTTTCCTCGATCTACGAATATTTTCCGAGTAAGGAGGACCTCGCCTACGTCCTGCCTATCACGCATCTGGCACGCTTCTATCGGGAATATGGAGAGGCGGTTGCCGACAAGACAACCGCCCGTGAGCGCCTGAGACTGTATCTGTGGTTGGCTGCGGATTTTGCGCGGCGTAATCCGGAATGGGCACGCACTCTCTATCTCGAAATCTGGCCGAGCGTGCTTGTCAGCGAGTCGATGGTGCGGCACAGCATCAACGACTACGTGCGTATCATCATCTTCCTCATCCGCTTGGGCGAGACCAACGGCGAATGGTCTGCCGGTCCAGACCCCTACGAAACGGCCGCCAT
The genomic region above belongs to Rhizobiales bacterium GAS188 and contains:
- a CDS encoding transcriptional regulator, TetR family, encoding MSSILERADAPAHPGGRPDEDWNTFLANVVSRWSEEGGERKQDRSKRREREILRAALRVFARDGISRARIGDIAAEAGMPVSSIYEYFPSKEDLAYVLPITHLARFYREYGEAVADKTTARERLRLYLWLAADFARRNPEWARTLYLEIWPSVLVSESMVRHSINDYVRIIIFLIRLGETNGEWSAGPDPYETAAILNGSVNQVIITWLLYRKPRDLMKAVVSIIERTMTLLRPVAAEESKRARRRDRVTRQD